In one window of Gemmatimonadota bacterium DNA:
- a CDS encoding MBL fold metallo-hydrolase, producing MTTLHVLGSGSSGNALAIQSQDEILLIDAGFSAREMERRAALAGLDLRRAIGLVLTHEHGDHTTGAARLCQKLRIPILTAPGTWDRLRPRMPTVPFVPLALLGATELGGFTITACATSHDAAEPVAVSVRTAHGHRVAVAYDLGRPTTAVRYLLREAHAIVLEANHDEVLLRTSSYPPVVQERIAGSGGHLSNRAAAELLADVAHAGLEAVVLAHLSERCNTADHARAEVLPALAGHATALHVARQDGPLDAIVISAPPRFL from the coding sequence GTGACCACCCTCCACGTCCTCGGGTCGGGCTCCTCGGGCAACGCCCTGGCCATCCAGAGCCAGGACGAGATCCTCCTGATCGATGCCGGGTTCAGCGCCCGGGAGATGGAACGCCGCGCGGCGCTCGCCGGGCTCGACCTGCGCCGCGCCATCGGCCTGGTCCTGACCCACGAACACGGCGACCACACCACCGGCGCCGCCCGGCTCTGCCAGAAGCTCCGCATCCCGATCCTCACCGCCCCCGGCACCTGGGACCGGCTCCGTCCCCGGATGCCCACCGTTCCGTTCGTGCCGCTGGCGCTGCTTGGCGCCACCGAGCTGGGCGGGTTCACCATCACCGCATGCGCCACGAGCCACGATGCGGCGGAGCCGGTGGCGGTCTCGGTGCGCACCGCCCACGGGCACCGCGTGGCGGTGGCCTACGACCTGGGCCGCCCCACCACCGCCGTCCGCTACCTGCTGCGGGAGGCGCACGCCATCGTGCTCGAGGCCAACCACGATGAGGTGCTGCTGCGCACCAGCAGCTACCCCCCCGTGGTGCAGGAACGGATCGCCGGGTCGGGGGGGCACCTCTCCAACCGGGCGGCGGCGGAGCTGCTGGCCGACGTGGCGCACGCGGGCCTCGAGGCGGTGGTGCTGGCCCACCTGAGCGAGCGCTGCAACACCGCCGACCACGCCCGGGCCGAGGTGCTGCCGGCGCTCGCGGGCCATGCCACGGCGCTGCACGTGGCACGGCAGGATGGCCCGCTTGACGCGATCGTGATCTCCGCCCCGCCCCGCTTCCTGTAA
- the groL gene encoding chaperonin GroEL (60 kDa chaperone family; promotes refolding of misfolded polypeptides especially under stressful conditions; forms two stacked rings of heptamers to form a barrel-shaped 14mer; ends can be capped by GroES; misfolded proteins enter the barrel where they are refolded when GroES binds) has translation MAAKELLFNSEARARLKKGVDALADAVKVTLGPKGRNVVIDKKFGSPTVTKDGVTVAKEIELADPIENMGAQMVKEVATKTSDLAGDGTTTATVLAQAIYREGLKNVTAGANPMELKRGIDRAVEAIIDELKRISTPSAGKKEIAQVGTISANNDHEIGKLIADAMEKVGKDGVITVEEAKGLETTLETVDGMQFDRGYLSPYFVTDPEKMEAVLEDGYILIHDKKISAMKELLPVLEKIAQTGKPLLIIAEDVEGEALATLVVNKLRGTLKVCAVKAPGFGDRRKEMLVDIAKLTGGKVISEEVGFKLENAVLADLGRAKRIVVDKDNTTVVDGKGKDDDIQGRIAEIKVAIDKSTSDYDREKLQERLAKLSGGVAVIHVGAATETEMKEKKARVEDALHATRAAVEEGIVPGGGVALLRAQSVLEKVKGTEDEKIGVDIVRRALEEPIRMIAQNAGAEGSIIVAKVRESKDKTFGYNAATDTYEDLVKAGVIDPTKVTRTALQNAASIAGLLLTTECVVVERKEEKPAPAAPGGGGMGGMY, from the coding sequence ATGGCTGCAAAGGAACTGCTGTTCAATAGCGAGGCCCGTGCCCGCCTCAAGAAGGGCGTGGACGCCCTCGCCGACGCGGTGAAGGTGACGCTCGGCCCCAAGGGCCGGAACGTCGTCATCGACAAGAAGTTCGGCTCCCCGACCGTCACCAAGGACGGCGTCACGGTGGCCAAGGAGATCGAGCTCGCGGACCCGATCGAAAACATGGGCGCGCAGATGGTGAAGGAGGTGGCCACCAAGACCTCCGACCTCGCCGGCGACGGCACCACCACCGCGACCGTGCTGGCCCAGGCGATCTATCGCGAGGGCCTCAAGAACGTCACCGCCGGCGCCAACCCGATGGAGCTCAAGCGGGGCATCGACCGCGCGGTCGAGGCGATCATCGACGAGCTGAAGCGGATCTCGACCCCGTCGGCCGGCAAGAAGGAGATCGCCCAGGTCGGCACCATCTCCGCCAACAACGACCATGAGATCGGCAAGCTGATCGCCGACGCCATGGAAAAGGTCGGCAAGGACGGCGTGATCACGGTCGAGGAGGCCAAGGGCCTCGAGACCACCCTGGAGACCGTGGACGGCATGCAGTTCGACCGCGGCTACCTCTCGCCGTACTTCGTCACCGATCCCGAGAAGATGGAGGCGGTGCTCGAGGACGGGTACATCCTGATCCACGACAAGAAGATCAGCGCCATGAAGGAGCTGCTCCCGGTCCTCGAGAAGATCGCCCAGACCGGCAAGCCCCTCCTGATCATCGCCGAGGACGTCGAGGGCGAGGCCCTCGCCACCCTGGTGGTGAACAAGCTCCGCGGCACGCTCAAGGTCTGCGCCGTCAAGGCGCCGGGCTTCGGGGACCGCCGCAAGGAGATGCTGGTCGACATCGCCAAGCTCACCGGCGGCAAGGTGATCTCCGAGGAAGTCGGCTTCAAGCTCGAGAACGCCGTCCTCGCCGACCTGGGCCGCGCCAAGCGGATCGTGGTGGACAAGGACAACACCACCGTGGTCGACGGCAAGGGCAAGGATGACGACATCCAGGGCCGCATCGCCGAGATCAAGGTCGCCATCGACAAGAGCACCAGCGACTACGACCGCGAGAAGCTGCAGGAGCGGCTGGCCAAGCTCTCCGGTGGCGTGGCGGTGATCCACGTGGGCGCCGCGACCGAGACCGAGATGAAGGAGAAGAAGGCCCGGGTCGAGGACGCGCTGCACGCGACCCGCGCCGCGGTCGAGGAAGGCATCGTGCCCGGCGGCGGCGTGGCCCTGCTGCGCGCCCAGTCGGTGCTGGAGAAGGTCAAGGGCACCGAGGACGAGAAGATCGGCGTGGACATCGTGCGCCGCGCCCTCGAGGAGCCCATCCGCATGATCGCCCAGAACGCGGGCGCCGAAGGCTCCATCATCGTGGCCAAGGTGCGGGAGTCCAAGGACAAGACCTTCGGGTACAACGCCGCCACCGACACCTACGAGGACCTGGTGAAGGCGGGCGTCATCGACCCGACCAAGGTGACCCGGACGGCGCTGCAGAACGCCGCCTCGATCGCCGGCCTGCTGCTCACCACCGAGTGCGTGGTCGTGGAGCGGAAGGAAGAGAAGCCGGCCCCGGCAGCTCCGGGTGGCGGCGGCATGGGCGGGATGTACTAG
- a CDS encoding co-chaperone GroES, with product MATTKAKPKLKIQPLEDRVVIWPDDEGESMRGGLYIPDTAKEKPTQGEVVAVGPGRVEKGDRVPMDVKVGDKVLYGKYSGTNITVDGEEVVIVKASDILAKIG from the coding sequence ATGGCGACCACGAAGGCCAAGCCGAAGCTCAAGATCCAGCCCCTTGAGGATCGTGTGGTGATCTGGCCGGATGACGAAGGCGAATCGATGCGGGGCGGGCTGTACATCCCCGACACCGCGAAGGAAAAGCCGACCCAGGGTGAGGTGGTGGCGGTCGGGCCGGGCCGGGTCGAGAAGGGCGACCGGGTCCCGATGGACGTGAAGGTCGGGGACAAGGTCCTCTACGGGAAGTACAGCGGCACCAATATCACGGTCGACGGCGAAGAGGTCGTCATCGTGAAGGCGTCGGACATCCTCGCCAAGATCGGCTGA